The proteins below are encoded in one region of Myxococcaceae bacterium JPH2:
- the rplM gene encoding 50S ribosomal protein L13, translated as MSQKTYSARAADIKRQWHVIDVSDKVLGRAASQIATLLKGKHKPMYTPSMDTGDHVIVINADKVKVTGTKETDKHYYRHPRAGFPGALKITTLEKLRQRHPEDIILNAVRRMLPRNALGRQMMTKLKVYAGDTHPHAAQKPVAREVEA; from the coding sequence ATGTCGCAGAAGACCTACAGCGCTAGGGCGGCGGACATCAAGCGCCAGTGGCACGTGATTGACGTGTCCGACAAGGTGCTTGGCCGCGCGGCCAGCCAGATCGCCACGCTGCTCAAGGGCAAACACAAGCCCATGTACACCCCGTCCATGGACACGGGTGATCACGTCATCGTCATCAACGCCGACAAGGTGAAGGTGACGGGTACGAAGGAGACGGACAAGCACTACTACCGGCACCCGCGCGCGGGTTTCCCCGGCGCCCTCAAGATCACGACGCTGGAGAAGCTCCGTCAGCGTCACCCCGAGGACATCATCCTGAACGCGGTTCGCCGCATGCTCCCGCGCAACGCGCTGGGGCGCCAGATGATGACGAAGCTGAAGGTCTATGCCGGTGACACCCACCCGCACGCTGCCCAGAAGCCGGTCGCGCGCGAGGTTGAGGCGTAA
- a CDS encoding UvrD-helicase domain-containing protein, which translates to MDLSKLNPPQREAVVTTDGPLLVLAGAGSGKTRVITHRIVHLLNERPGNLLARNILAVTFTNKAATEMKERLVHMAGQRAQGVLVCTFHAFGAEMLREDIHRLGWPRKFAIADMGDQLAIIRRAMREHRIDDRAFDARKVLGLISKAKNSGVAPQPKPEGLGDDYDLITHLVFADYQLALKAQGSVDFDDLLVLPTRLLREHPDLHRKYTQRFRYLLVDEFQDTNHAQLELLKELAGESRNVCAVGDDDQCIYSWRGAEVRNILDFDRLHFNGAKEVRLEQNYRSSAMILDAANAVISKNPERKDKRMWTDRRGGAKVKLVACPNDEEEARFVAYEIQKHMSLGYRAEDIAVLYRTNGQSRPVEEMLREKNISYEVVGGSEFFDRREVKDVIAYFKVIANKMDEISLMRIVNVPARGIGDVTMERLHGHAQKEAVTLWSVMRRATQYEDLPPGAGDKVIEFVRLIERYRESFEHGNLAQMTRKLLEETGFRDATRAHATSATAADKKLKSVDQVLTSLENFEKREGPKASLLTYLNRLSLDTRQEDDDEDVPGGNRRVTLMTVHASKGLEYRLVFFIGLEEDLMPHGGMQGEAQNLEEERRLCYVGITRAKELLYLTRATTRVKRGKEVPRTPSRFLEDLPPEAVETMDMDAPRQGPPDEKEKNFFANLKERFKARPLPPGSGTPGTGS; encoded by the coding sequence ATGGACCTCTCGAAGCTCAACCCTCCGCAGCGCGAGGCGGTGGTGACCACCGACGGCCCGCTCTTGGTTCTGGCGGGCGCCGGCAGCGGGAAGACCCGCGTCATCACCCATCGCATCGTCCACCTCCTCAACGAGCGGCCGGGCAACCTGCTGGCTCGCAACATCCTCGCGGTCACCTTCACCAACAAGGCCGCCACGGAGATGAAGGAGCGGCTGGTGCACATGGCCGGCCAGCGCGCCCAGGGCGTGCTCGTGTGCACCTTCCACGCGTTCGGCGCGGAGATGCTCCGCGAGGACATCCACCGGCTGGGCTGGCCCCGCAAGTTCGCCATCGCGGACATGGGAGACCAGCTCGCCATCATCCGCCGCGCCATGCGCGAGCACCGCATCGATGATCGCGCCTTCGACGCGCGCAAGGTGCTGGGCCTCATCTCCAAGGCGAAGAACTCGGGCGTGGCGCCTCAGCCCAAACCCGAGGGGTTGGGCGATGACTACGACCTCATCACCCACCTGGTCTTCGCGGACTACCAGCTGGCGCTCAAGGCTCAGGGCTCGGTGGACTTCGATGACCTCCTGGTGTTGCCCACGCGCCTCTTGCGCGAGCACCCGGACCTGCATCGCAAGTACACGCAGCGCTTCCGCTACCTGCTGGTGGACGAGTTCCAGGACACCAACCACGCCCAGTTGGAGCTGCTCAAGGAACTGGCGGGTGAGTCGCGCAACGTGTGCGCGGTGGGTGACGACGACCAGTGCATCTACTCGTGGCGCGGCGCCGAGGTGCGCAACATCCTCGACTTTGATCGCCTCCACTTCAACGGCGCGAAGGAGGTGCGCCTGGAGCAGAACTATCGCTCGTCGGCGATGATTCTCGACGCGGCCAACGCGGTCATCTCGAAGAACCCCGAGCGCAAGGACAAGCGCATGTGGACCGACCGCCGGGGCGGGGCGAAGGTGAAGCTGGTGGCGTGTCCGAACGACGAGGAGGAGGCCCGCTTCGTCGCGTACGAAATCCAGAAGCACATGTCGCTGGGCTACCGGGCGGAGGACATCGCGGTGCTCTACCGGACCAACGGCCAGTCACGTCCGGTGGAGGAGATGCTCCGCGAGAAGAACATCTCCTACGAAGTCGTGGGCGGCAGCGAGTTCTTCGACCGGCGCGAGGTGAAGGACGTCATCGCGTACTTCAAGGTCATCGCCAACAAGATGGATGAGATCTCCCTCATGCGCATCGTCAACGTGCCGGCGCGCGGCATTGGCGACGTGACGATGGAGCGGCTGCACGGGCACGCGCAGAAGGAGGCCGTGACGCTGTGGTCGGTGATGCGGCGGGCCACGCAGTACGAAGACCTGCCTCCTGGCGCGGGCGACAAGGTCATCGAGTTCGTGCGCCTCATCGAGCGCTACCGCGAGTCCTTCGAGCACGGCAACCTCGCGCAGATGACGCGCAAGCTGCTGGAGGAGACGGGCTTCCGCGACGCCACGCGCGCGCACGCGACCTCCGCCACCGCCGCGGACAAGAAGCTCAAGAGCGTGGATCAGGTGCTCACCTCGCTGGAGAACTTCGAGAAGCGCGAGGGCCCCAAGGCCAGCCTCCTCACGTACCTGAACCGCCTGAGCCTGGACACGCGCCAGGAGGACGACGACGAGGACGTGCCCGGCGGCAACCGCCGCGTCACCCTCATGACGGTCCATGCCTCCAAGGGGCTGGAGTACCGGCTCGTCTTCTTCATCGGGCTGGAGGAGGACCTCATGCCCCACGGCGGCATGCAGGGCGAGGCGCAGAACCTCGAGGAGGAGCGCCGCCTCTGCTACGTGGGCATCACCCGCGCCAAGGAGCTGCTCTACCTCACCCGCGCCACCACCCGCGTGAAGCGCGGCAAGGAGGTGCCTCGCACGCCCTCGCGTTTCCTGGAGGACCTGCCCCCCGAGGCCGTGGAGACCATGGACATGGACGCACCGCGGCAAGGCCCCCCGGACGAGAAGGAAAAGAACTTCTTCGCCAACCTCAAGGAGCGCTTCAAGGCGCGCCCGCTGCCGCCCGGCTCGGGCACGCCGGGCACCGGGTCCTAG
- a CDS encoding caib/baif family protein: protein MRAQGASVAVKDRGTRPMATPDLLAEEAATREGVAALNKREFLDQFQKLSKQYAQDPGNPGSYACEGCQRCANCMFCKDCDSCHQCTHCTRCELCNNCSHCVDCKSCHASAYCQQSENCTHSAYLVLCRNMQDSNYCFGCVGLSKKDFHILNVPFPRTEYFKVVARLRKEMGMP from the coding sequence ATGAGAGCGCAAGGAGCATCCGTGGCGGTGAAGGACAGAGGCACTCGGCCCATGGCGACCCCGGACCTGCTGGCCGAGGAGGCGGCGACGCGCGAGGGCGTGGCGGCGCTGAACAAGCGCGAGTTCCTGGACCAGTTCCAGAAGCTGTCCAAGCAGTACGCGCAGGACCCCGGCAACCCAGGCTCCTACGCCTGCGAGGGGTGTCAGCGCTGCGCCAACTGCATGTTCTGCAAGGACTGCGACAGCTGCCACCAATGCACGCACTGCACGCGCTGCGAGCTGTGCAACAACTGCTCGCACTGCGTGGACTGCAAGAGCTGCCACGCGAGCGCCTACTGCCAGCAGAGCGAGAACTGCACGCACAGCGCCTACCTGGTGCTGTGCCGCAACATGCAGGACAGCAACTACTGCTTCGGCTGCGTGGGCCTGTCCAAGAAGGACTTCCACATCCTCAACGTCCCCTTCCCCCGCACTGAGTACTTCAAGGTCGTGGCCCGGCTGCGCAAGGAGATGGGGATGCCGTGA
- a CDS encoding class I SAM-dependent rRNA methyltransferase yields the protein MPSLPTARVSLKGAKSLRRGNPWLYRTELTEPPAVDSAGAVVAVVDPQGNPIGQALYARRSPLALRLLTRKSPTEEPVDDAFFRRRLEAALARRAVMSGRDGLRLVHGEADLLPGLFVDRYGGGLTLQTLSEGMDARKEKLARMLVELTGVSHVVCRDDASGRDFESLPREVRLLHGEGDARFTYHEGPHRFSVDLLGDMKTGAFLDQVDNHLRAGELARGEGLDCFSYHGGFALALSRHCSSVIAVEQDAKAAARAQANAEANGRANVKVENANAFDVLRRFDQEGRRFDTIVLDPPGLAKRREGLATALRAYHELNLRALRCLRPDGLLVTCSCSGKLDRAGFEEMVLSAASDAKRPVQILERRGAGLDHPVLAGLPDTEYLKALYVRAL from the coding sequence ATGCCATCCCTTCCCACCGCCCGAGTCAGTCTCAAGGGCGCCAAGTCCCTGCGCCGTGGCAACCCGTGGCTCTACCGCACGGAGCTGACCGAGCCGCCCGCGGTGGACTCAGCCGGCGCGGTGGTGGCCGTGGTGGATCCGCAGGGCAATCCCATTGGGCAGGCCCTCTACGCGCGGCGCTCACCGCTGGCGCTGCGCCTGCTCACCCGGAAGAGCCCCACGGAGGAGCCGGTCGATGACGCCTTCTTCCGGCGCCGGCTGGAGGCCGCGCTCGCGCGTCGTGCGGTGATGTCGGGGCGGGACGGCCTCCGACTGGTGCATGGCGAGGCGGACCTCCTGCCCGGCCTCTTCGTGGACCGGTACGGCGGAGGCCTCACGCTCCAGACGCTCTCCGAGGGGATGGACGCCCGCAAGGAGAAGCTGGCGCGGATGCTGGTGGAGCTGACGGGCGTGAGCCACGTGGTGTGCCGCGACGACGCCTCGGGCCGGGACTTCGAGAGCCTGCCTCGCGAGGTGCGACTGCTGCACGGCGAGGGCGACGCGCGCTTCACGTACCACGAGGGGCCGCACCGCTTCTCGGTGGACCTCTTGGGCGACATGAAGACGGGCGCCTTCTTGGACCAGGTGGACAACCATCTGCGCGCCGGCGAGCTGGCGCGGGGCGAGGGCCTGGACTGCTTCAGCTACCACGGCGGCTTCGCGCTCGCGCTGTCGCGGCACTGCAGCTCGGTCATCGCGGTGGAGCAGGACGCCAAGGCCGCCGCGCGCGCGCAGGCCAACGCCGAGGCCAACGGTCGCGCCAACGTGAAGGTGGAGAACGCGAACGCGTTCGACGTGCTGCGCCGCTTCGACCAGGAGGGCCGCCGCTTCGACACCATCGTGTTGGATCCGCCCGGCCTGGCCAAGCGACGCGAGGGGCTGGCCACCGCGCTGCGCGCCTACCATGAGCTGAACCTGCGCGCGCTGCGCTGCCTGCGGCCGGACGGGCTGCTCGTCACGTGCTCGTGCTCGGGCAAGCTGGACCGCGCGGGCTTCGAGGAGATGGTGTTGTCGGCCGCGTCGGACGCGAAGCGGCCCGTGCAGATTCTGGAGCGCCGGGGCGCGGGGTTGGATCACCCCGTGCTCGCGGGGCTGCCGGACACCGAGTACCTCAAGGCCCTCTACGTGCGCGCCCTGTAG
- a CDS encoding metallopeptidase family protein, whose translation MSRRGLLALFLLFASCKRTEPAVTAAPDAGTGEVRPIAKGVRDAGSAAQAVVSAPDASVAEVHPLAVCDARGGSPLNAARNYYDGGQYEEALSCAAQAAALDPDLAAAHAERGVALAALGRESEAQLAFARALAIDPGDAEGLLGAARLYAVQLESTRERDELGVLYAERGLSQPSTPPELIPELALVAAMAFNDLGQADEALARAAIVLAREPGNHEAQYERALALFELCRFAEARKAFGALLDDPERAAHVHQHLGLLLEREGKWKLAQGHFDKARELSPEDFPTPPLPSQEDFRAAVMQAVADLSGDMRRDLKGVPVDTEELPSDADLLANQPPLSPTILGLFRGPSLSEPCDGKETPCRSVVLYRRNLARAVRTPDELREQIRVTLLHEVGHLRGEDDEELAARGLE comes from the coding sequence ATGTCGCGGCGCGGGCTGCTCGCCCTCTTCCTTCTCTTCGCCTCCTGCAAGCGCACCGAGCCGGCCGTCACCGCCGCGCCCGACGCCGGCACGGGTGAGGTGCGGCCCATCGCGAAGGGGGTGCGAGACGCGGGCAGCGCGGCGCAGGCGGTGGTCTCCGCGCCGGACGCGTCGGTGGCGGAGGTGCATCCGCTGGCCGTCTGCGATGCGCGCGGTGGCTCGCCCTTGAACGCGGCGCGGAACTACTACGACGGGGGCCAGTACGAGGAGGCCCTGTCCTGCGCGGCGCAGGCCGCCGCGTTGGATCCGGACCTCGCCGCGGCCCACGCCGAGCGCGGCGTCGCGCTGGCAGCCCTGGGACGCGAGTCCGAGGCCCAGCTCGCCTTCGCCCGCGCCCTGGCCATCGACCCAGGAGACGCGGAAGGGCTGCTGGGGGCCGCGCGCCTGTACGCGGTGCAACTGGAGTCCACCCGCGAGCGAGACGAGCTGGGCGTCCTCTACGCGGAGCGGGGCCTGTCGCAGCCCTCCACGCCGCCGGAGTTGATCCCCGAGCTGGCGCTGGTGGCCGCCATGGCCTTCAACGACCTGGGGCAGGCGGACGAAGCGCTCGCGCGCGCGGCCATCGTGCTGGCCCGCGAGCCGGGGAACCATGAAGCGCAGTACGAGCGCGCCCTGGCCCTCTTCGAGCTGTGCCGCTTCGCCGAGGCACGCAAGGCCTTCGGCGCGCTGCTCGACGACCCGGAGCGGGCCGCGCACGTGCACCAGCACCTGGGCCTGCTGCTGGAGCGCGAGGGCAAGTGGAAGCTCGCGCAGGGACACTTCGACAAGGCCCGCGAGCTGTCCCCCGAGGACTTCCCCACACCGCCGCTGCCCTCGCAGGAAGACTTCCGCGCGGCGGTGATGCAGGCCGTGGCGGACCTGTCGGGCGACATGCGCCGCGACCTGAAGGGCGTGCCGGTGGACACCGAGGAGCTGCCCTCGGACGCGGACCTGCTGGCGAACCAGCCGCCCCTGTCCCCCACGATTCTCGGCCTCTTCCGAGGCCCCTCTCTCAGCGAACCCTGCGACGGCAAGGAGACCCCGTGCCGCTCGGTGGTGCTGTACCGCCGCAACCTGGCGCGCGCGGTGCGCACCCCGGACGAGCTGCGCGAGCAGATTCGCGTGACTTTGTTGCACGAGGTGGGGCATCTGCGCGGCGAGGACGACGAGGAACTGGCCGCGCGCGGCCTGGAGTGA
- the maf gene encoding septum formation protein Maf, with translation MRELLLASTSPSRKALLDGLGVPYRAEPPGVDEVVAAHWSPEEAVRQLAARKARAVQARHPSAWVLGSDQFVVVDGQVLSKPENREAARRQLLALNGRTHALYTGVCLVGPGGHHTEAVEVARLTFFAVAPEELERYLDTGEWEGCAGSYRVEGAGQALLASLEGDRTNVQGLPMMSVVRLLRQVGFTFFERR, from the coding sequence ATGCGTGAGCTTCTCCTGGCATCGACGTCCCCCTCTCGAAAGGCCCTCCTGGACGGCCTGGGCGTGCCCTACCGCGCCGAGCCTCCCGGCGTGGACGAGGTGGTCGCCGCCCACTGGTCCCCCGAGGAAGCCGTGCGCCAGCTCGCTGCTCGCAAGGCCCGCGCGGTGCAAGCCCGGCACCCGAGCGCCTGGGTGCTCGGTTCGGATCAATTCGTCGTCGTGGACGGACAGGTGCTGTCCAAGCCCGAGAATCGCGAGGCAGCGCGCCGACAGTTGCTCGCGCTCAATGGCCGCACGCACGCGCTCTACACCGGCGTGTGTCTGGTGGGCCCAGGTGGCCACCACACCGAGGCGGTGGAGGTGGCCCGCCTCACGTTCTTCGCCGTGGCGCCCGAGGAGCTGGAGCGCTACCTCGACACCGGCGAGTGGGAGGGCTGCGCCGGCAGCTACCGGGTCGAGGGCGCGGGGCAGGCGCTGCTCGCGAGCCTGGAAGGTGACCGCACCAACGTGCAGGGCCTGCCCATGATGTCCGTGGTGCGGCTGCTGCGGCAGGTGGGCTTCACCTTCTTCGAGCGCCGCTGA
- a CDS encoding zinc ribbon domain-containing protein produces the protein MAKTLCPNCGHSPIPRGAEACPECGEPFGHLAAYKKVGRARLEDLRADEDSDQTVFGGDLVTSAVSAHPWPAATMLGLLACAWFLRAGGVLGALGDPAWTFGLVGLDVVLAAVLVVNRGPARLLTQLGLTAQLLATAWLAREEPLAHVHMAYVLLGLVPLGMIAGEPGPIRRHMGLGVGGGLTLVAIVLLRAQGEAALRREAPRRIVGTELGYSLELPLGWNMLAWERLGGGLQIPQAALDAGGVAFGDQSMSRYGVLWVQRTPGNPLAPACQGLLKALGGQGEPRAASRSAPGALGGKSVVYALRTASGARGALGCGLLADGRLVGLAVVATSEEEGKGESAFAVVGEGLALQ, from the coding sequence ATGGCCAAGACCCTCTGCCCCAACTGTGGTCACAGTCCCATCCCTCGTGGCGCCGAAGCGTGTCCGGAGTGTGGGGAGCCGTTCGGACACCTCGCTGCCTACAAGAAGGTGGGCCGCGCGCGGCTGGAGGACTTGAGGGCCGACGAGGATTCGGACCAGACGGTGTTCGGCGGGGACCTCGTGACGAGCGCGGTGTCCGCGCATCCGTGGCCCGCGGCGACGATGCTCGGCCTGCTGGCGTGTGCGTGGTTCCTGCGCGCGGGCGGGGTGCTGGGCGCGCTGGGCGACCCTGCGTGGACGTTCGGGCTCGTGGGTCTGGACGTGGTGCTGGCCGCGGTGCTGGTGGTGAACCGCGGGCCCGCGAGGCTGCTCACGCAGCTGGGGCTGACGGCGCAGCTCTTGGCCACGGCGTGGTTGGCGCGCGAGGAGCCGCTGGCGCACGTGCACATGGCCTACGTGCTCCTCGGGCTGGTGCCGCTGGGGATGATCGCCGGCGAGCCTGGGCCCATCCGTCGGCACATGGGGCTGGGCGTGGGCGGCGGACTCACGCTGGTGGCCATCGTGCTGCTGCGCGCACAGGGCGAGGCCGCGCTGCGACGCGAGGCTCCGCGCCGCATCGTGGGGACCGAGCTGGGCTATTCGCTGGAGCTGCCGCTCGGCTGGAACATGCTCGCGTGGGAGCGACTGGGCGGAGGACTGCAGATTCCCCAGGCCGCGCTCGACGCGGGCGGCGTGGCCTTTGGTGATCAGTCGATGAGCCGCTACGGCGTGCTGTGGGTGCAGCGCACGCCGGGCAACCCGCTGGCGCCCGCGTGCCAGGGCCTGCTCAAGGCGCTGGGCGGACAGGGTGAGCCGCGCGCCGCCTCCCGGAGTGCGCCGGGCGCGCTGGGCGGCAAGTCCGTGGTGTATGCGCTGCGGACGGCCTCCGGAGCGCGGGGCGCGCTGGGCTGCGGACTGTTGGCGGATGGACGGTTGGTGGGGCTCGCGGTGGTGGCGACGTCGGAGGAGGAAGGGAAGGGCGAGTCGGCCTTCGCGGTGGTGGGCGAGGGGCTCGCGTTGCAGTAA
- a CDS encoding PD40 domain-containing protein — translation MTRRVVVGALCGALWVVAVGCDSKECRDEFDCRDKGAAPTGQTWACNLDNHKCELRNLPAPAQYDAGTNPGDAGETDAGEDSGTPDAGAPDSGTPDAGPVSDGGMTVGKGGACGASDDCKPGLRCEGTPSTCQALYLAVTVSSGGGGQTHAVAVRSDDAQATVVELSESSSEPSRYPRWSKSGASVAFAQGSEGVSSVKLMTRTVSPALGASKEVTDGTTAGTSDFVYMEWEPSRYIGWSQKSGNTISGIKLLPPDGGAPVSASPNGVLLSWAPNGVDYAYSTGADGIVASSIGGAAAPVSGGTGGTEPYYNRTNTELLFLKAKATSPALFNEELYSLPATGGTATLIAAMGSDAVTGGSVDSFIAYPTWSPDGTWAAYVRAYFANPTGGSPLLCGNAGATLCGTREANIIFVRRLDASGAPVGDEKALVPGGTLPAFSPDGRFLAYVAGGKLYVQQLNPADASPVGAAVVHAQPTGIQTAKGDDHRPRWQPR, via the coding sequence ATGACCAGACGAGTCGTGGTCGGCGCGTTGTGCGGTGCGCTGTGGGTGGTGGCTGTGGGGTGTGACAGCAAGGAGTGTCGTGACGAGTTCGACTGTCGGGACAAGGGGGCCGCGCCCACGGGACAGACGTGGGCGTGCAACCTGGACAACCACAAGTGCGAACTGCGCAACCTCCCCGCACCTGCCCAGTATGACGCAGGTACGAACCCTGGCGATGCGGGAGAGACCGACGCGGGCGAGGACTCGGGGACTCCGGATGCGGGCGCCCCGGACTCGGGGACTCCGGATGCGGGGCCGGTTTCGGACGGCGGAATGACGGTGGGCAAGGGCGGCGCGTGTGGCGCATCCGATGACTGCAAGCCCGGGCTGCGCTGCGAAGGCACGCCCTCCACCTGTCAGGCGCTCTACCTGGCCGTCACGGTGTCGAGCGGTGGCGGTGGCCAGACGCACGCGGTCGCCGTGCGCAGCGATGACGCCCAGGCGACCGTGGTGGAGCTGAGCGAGTCCTCCTCCGAGCCCAGCCGCTACCCGCGCTGGAGCAAGAGCGGCGCGTCGGTCGCGTTCGCCCAGGGCAGCGAGGGCGTCAGTAGCGTGAAGCTCATGACGCGCACCGTGTCTCCCGCGCTCGGCGCCTCCAAGGAAGTGACGGATGGCACCACCGCGGGCACGTCGGACTTCGTCTACATGGAGTGGGAGCCGTCTCGGTACATCGGCTGGTCGCAGAAGTCGGGCAACACCATCTCGGGCATCAAGCTGCTGCCGCCGGATGGTGGCGCGCCCGTGAGCGCGAGCCCCAACGGCGTGTTGCTGAGCTGGGCGCCCAACGGCGTGGACTACGCGTACAGCACGGGCGCGGATGGGATTGTCGCGTCGTCCATCGGCGGCGCCGCGGCGCCCGTCAGCGGCGGCACCGGTGGCACCGAGCCGTACTACAACCGCACCAACACGGAGCTGCTCTTCCTCAAGGCGAAGGCGACCTCGCCGGCGCTCTTCAACGAGGAGCTGTACTCGCTGCCCGCCACCGGAGGCACCGCGACGCTCATCGCCGCCATGGGCAGTGACGCCGTCACGGGGGGCTCGGTGGATTCGTTCATCGCGTACCCCACGTGGTCGCCGGATGGCACCTGGGCCGCGTACGTGCGCGCCTACTTCGCCAACCCCACGGGTGGCTCGCCGCTCTTGTGCGGCAACGCGGGCGCCACGCTGTGCGGGACGCGCGAGGCCAACATCATCTTCGTGCGCCGCCTCGACGCATCGGGCGCGCCCGTGGGCGATGAGAAGGCCCTGGTTCCCGGCGGCACGCTGCCGGCGTTCTCACCGGATGGCCGGTTCCTCGCGTACGTCGCGGGCGGGAAGCTCTACGTCCAGCAGCTCAATCCCGCGGACGCCAGTCCCGTGGGCGCGGCTGTCGTCCACGCCCAGCCCACCGGAATCCAAACGGCCAAGGGCGACGACCACCGGCCGCGCTGGCAGCCCCGCTAG
- a CDS encoding TatD family hydrolase: MIDTHCHLDAARFDLDRADVVHRAWAAGLQGLIIPAVGPSTWEPLLELPRRDARIQVGLGIHPQFLPDLPAEEDGAHLERLDALLGQGGAVAVGECGLDGPSLSGAPLERQLAVLRGHLALARKHHLPVLMHCHRLHPALIDLFKNEPLPEAGILMHSYSGGAELARFYIQKGCHFSFAGPVTWAEARKPLDALRVIPPERLMAETDAPDQAPTPHRGERSEPAYLPRIIEGMAQALGVPADVLAQRTTENARRLFREAFPPASR, from the coding sequence ATGATCGACACCCACTGCCACCTGGATGCCGCCCGCTTCGACCTGGACCGAGCCGACGTCGTGCATCGGGCGTGGGCCGCGGGGCTGCAGGGACTCATCATCCCCGCGGTGGGCCCGAGCACGTGGGAGCCGCTGCTCGAGTTGCCCCGGCGCGACGCGCGCATCCAGGTGGGCCTGGGCATCCATCCCCAGTTCCTCCCGGACCTCCCCGCGGAGGAGGACGGCGCGCACCTGGAGCGGCTCGACGCGCTGCTCGGACAAGGGGGCGCGGTGGCGGTGGGCGAGTGCGGGCTCGATGGGCCTTCGCTGTCGGGCGCACCGCTGGAGCGACAGTTGGCGGTGCTCCGAGGCCACCTCGCGCTGGCGCGAAAGCACCACCTGCCGGTGCTGATGCACTGCCACCGACTGCACCCCGCGCTCATCGACCTCTTCAAGAACGAGCCGCTGCCCGAGGCAGGCATCCTGATGCACAGCTACAGCGGCGGCGCGGAGCTGGCGCGCTTCTACATCCAGAAGGGCTGTCACTTCTCCTTCGCGGGCCCCGTCACCTGGGCCGAGGCGCGCAAGCCGCTGGACGCCCTGCGCGTCATCCCCCCTGAGCGACTGATGGCGGAGACGGACGCGCCGGACCAGGCGCCCACGCCGCATCGGGGTGAGCGCTCGGAGCCCGCCTACCTGCCTCGCATCATCGAGGGCATGGCCCAGGCCCTGGGAGTGCCCGCCGACGTGCTCGCCCAGCGAACGACCGAGAACGCGCGCCGCCTGTTCCGGGAAGCTTTCCCCCCGGCTTCGCGGTAG
- a CDS encoding tRNA threonylcarbamoyladenosine dehydratase, with translation MNSQPAPLPLSDAPSHPSAPAPASVEPSLAKPFKLSRRFDRTARLLGDGAMERLANAHVVVFGLGGVGSFTAEGLVRSGVGRLTLVDHDDVCVTNTNRQLHATVKAVGKSKAELMAQRCREINPEAKVEALREFYRDELAETLLPPGRYDFVVDAIDNVKAKLHLLHRCVTLGIPVVSSMGAAGRLDPTAIRVEDLSETHMDPFAKDIRKLLKRKYGVETERHTGITAVYSIEARRQPVALQYDDATDGFLCVCPQDNEFHTCDHRTQIDGSVAFVTSAFGMNAAGVVVRRLASAR, from the coding sequence ATGAATTCGCAGCCCGCTCCGCTCCCCCTGTCCGACGCCCCGTCGCACCCCTCTGCTCCAGCCCCGGCCTCGGTGGAACCTTCACTGGCGAAGCCCTTCAAGCTCTCACGCCGCTTCGACCGCACGGCGCGGTTGCTCGGTGACGGCGCCATGGAGCGGCTGGCCAACGCGCACGTGGTCGTCTTTGGATTGGGCGGCGTGGGCAGCTTCACCGCCGAAGGGCTGGTGCGCAGCGGCGTGGGCCGGCTGACGCTCGTGGACCACGACGACGTCTGCGTCACCAACACCAACCGCCAGCTCCACGCGACGGTGAAGGCGGTGGGCAAGTCCAAGGCCGAGCTGATGGCGCAGCGCTGCCGCGAAATCAATCCCGAGGCGAAGGTGGAGGCCCTGCGCGAGTTCTACCGCGACGAGCTGGCCGAGACGCTGCTGCCACCCGGCCGCTACGACTTCGTGGTGGACGCCATCGACAACGTGAAGGCGAAGCTGCACCTGCTGCACCGCTGCGTCACGCTGGGCATCCCGGTGGTCAGCTCCATGGGCGCCGCGGGCCGCCTGGACCCCACGGCCATCCGCGTGGAGGACCTGTCCGAGACGCACATGGATCCGTTCGCCAAGGACATCCGCAAGCTGCTCAAGCGCAAGTACGGCGTAGAGACGGAGCGACACACCGGCATCACCGCCGTGTACTCCATCGAGGCGCGCCGCCAGCCCGTGGCCCTCCAGTACGACGACGCCACGGATGGCTTCCTGTGCGTGTGCCCGCAGGACAACGAGTTCCACACGTGCGACCACCGCACCCAGATTGACGGCAGCGTGGCCTTCGTCACGTCCGCGTTCGGCATGAACGCCGCGGGTGTGGTGGTGCGCCGGCTGGCGTCGGCGCGGTAG